The following are encoded in a window of Urocitellus parryii isolate mUroPar1 chromosome 7, mUroPar1.hap1, whole genome shotgun sequence genomic DNA:
- the LOC144255882 gene encoding olfactory receptor 1-like produces NQTLISEFLLLGLPIQPEHQNLFYALFLAMYLTTVLGNLLIITLIRLDSHLHTPMYLFLSNLSFSDLCFSSVTMPKLLQNMQSQVPSIHYAGCLTQIYFFLFFGDLGNFILVAMAYDRYVAMCFPLHYTTIMSPKLCLSLVVLSWVLTTFHALLHTLLMAKVSFCVDNVIPNFFCDMSAMLKLACSDTHVNELVIFIVVGLFLVFPFLLILVSYAKIVSSIFKAPSARGIRKAFSTCGSHLSVVSLFYGPVIILYLCPSASNSTVKDTVMSLMYTVVTPMLNPFIYSLRNRDMKGALGRVFCQKKIPFCV; encoded by the coding sequence aaccaAACTCTCATCTCAGAgttcctcctcctgggcctgcccATCCAGCCAGAGCACCAGAACCTCTTCTATGCCCTGTTCCTGGCCATGTATCTTACCACCGTCCTGGGGAACCTCCTCATCATCACCCTCATCCGCCTGGACTCCCATCTGCACACTCCCATGTATTTGTTTCTCAGCAACTTGTCCTTCTCTGATCTCTGCTTTTCCTCTGTCACCATGCCCAAATTGCTACAGAACATGCAGAGTCAAGTCCCCTCCATCCACTATGCAGGCTGCCTGACACAAATAtacttcttcctgttttttggAGACCTTGGGAACTTCATCCTTGTggccatggcctatgaccgctatgtggccatgtGCTTCCCCCTGCACTACACCACCATCATGAGCCCCAAGCTCTGTCTCTCCCTGGTGGTGCTGTCCTGGGTGCTGACCACATTCCATGCCCTGTTGCACACCCTGCTCATGGCAAAAGTCTCTTTTTGTGTGGACAACGTAATCCCTAACTTTTTCTGTGACATGTCTGCTATGCTGAAGCTGGCCTGCTCTGACACCCATGTCAATGAGTTGGTGATATTTATTGTGGTAGGACTCTTTCTTGTCTTCCCATTCCTACTCATTCTTGTGTCCTATGCAAAGATAGTGTCCTCCATTTTCAAGGCCCCTTCTGCTCGAGGTATCCgtaaggccttctccacctgtggctcCCACCTCTCTGTGGTGTCGCTGTTCTATGGGCCAGTCATAATTCTATACTTATGTCCATCAGCTAGTAATTCTACTGTGAAAGACACTGTCATGTCTctgatgtacactgtggtcactcccatgctgaaccccttcatctacagcctgaggaacagagaCATGAAGGGAGCCCTAGGAAGAGTCTTTTGTCAGAAGAAAATTCCCTTCTGTGTATGA
- the LOC144255777 gene encoding olfactory receptor 1468-like: MTERNQTPVSEFLLLGLPIQPEHQNLFYALFLSMYLTTILGNLIIIILIHLDSHLHTPMYLLLGNLSFSDLCFSSVTIPKLLQNMQSQVPSIPYAGCLTQIYFFLCFADLESFLLVAMAYDRYVAICFPLHYTTIMSPKLCLSLVVLSWVLTMLHALLHTLLVVRLSFCSDNVIPHFFCEISALLKLACSNTHVNELVIFIMGGLVIVTPFLLILGSYVQIFSSILKVPSARGIHKAFSTCGSHLSVVSLFYGTIIGLYLCPSANNSTVKDTVMALMYTVVTPMLNPFIYSLRNRDMKGALRRVFCKKTILFSVSW; encoded by the coding sequence ATGACAGAAAGGAACCAAACTCCCGTCTCAGAAttcctcctcctgggcctgcccATCCAGCCAGAGCACCAGAACCTCTTCTATGCCCTGTTCCTTTCCATGTATCTTACCACCATCCTGGGGaacctcatcatcatcatcctcattcACCTGGACTCCCATCTGCACACTCCCATGTATTTGCTTCTCGGCAATTTGTCcttctctgacctctgcttttCCTCTGTGACCATTCCTAAACTGTTGCAGAACATGCAGAGTCAAGTCCCCTCCATCCCCTATGCAGGCTGCCTGACTCAAATATACTTCTTCCTGTGCTTTGCAGACCTAGAGAGCTTCCTCCTTGTGGCCATGGcttatgaccgctatgtggccatctgcttcCCCCTGCACTACACCACCATCATGAGCCCCAAGCTCTGTCTCTCCCTGGTGGTGCTGTCCTGGGTGCTGACCATGCTCCATGCCCTGTTGCACACTCTGCTTGTGGTCAGATTGTCTTTCTGTTCGGACAACGTGATCCCccactttttctgtgaaatatctgctttactgaagctggcctgcTCCAATACTCATGTCAATGAATTGGTGATATTTATCATGGGAGGACTTGTTATTGTCACCCCATTTCTACTCATCCTTGGGTCCTATGTACAAATTTTCTCCTCCATCCTCAAGGTCCCTTCTGCTCGAGGTATCcacaaggccttctccacctgtggctcCCACCTCTCTGTGGTGTCACTGTTCTATGGGACAATTATTGGTCTCTATTTATGTCCATCAGCTAATAATTCTACTGTGAAAGACACTGTCATGGCTCTGATGTACACGGTGGTGactcccatgctgaaccccttcatctacagcctgaggaacagagaCATGAAGGGAGCCCTAAGAAGAGTCTTTTG